In one Candidatus Acidulodesulfobacterium acidiphilum genomic region, the following are encoded:
- a CDS encoding transposase: MPRKMRIILPNCPHHIIQRGHNRQIIFAENSDYERYLNNVLELKAKFDIKVFAYCLMTNHVHLLLQPGDDAYKVPLFMKTLSARTTRYFNMLEGRTGTLWESRYKSSPVQKEYYLLNCCRYIELNPIRAGVVNHPIEYKWSSFSERMTYGINDDTDIKMGINEINEINEIKMNDEEENARILDLDKVFLSLGETGEIRLKNYEKFIGETSPPEEISFLRDSVKRGQLTGNSIFEEAVQRIIGIRIERRSQGRPFKKDFNKKGRKEKI; encoded by the coding sequence ATGCCTAGAAAAATGAGAATAATATTGCCAAATTGTCCGCACCATATAATTCAGCGCGGTCATAACCGCCAGATTATTTTTGCGGAAAATTCAGATTATGAAAGATATTTAAATAATGTTTTGGAATTAAAAGCGAAATTCGATATAAAAGTTTTTGCCTACTGTCTTATGACAAATCACGTACATCTGCTTTTACAACCAGGGGACGACGCATATAAAGTCCCGCTTTTTATGAAAACCCTATCGGCAAGAACTACCCGTTACTTTAATATGCTGGAAGGAAGAACAGGCACTCTGTGGGAAAGCAGATATAAATCAAGCCCGGTTCAAAAAGAATATTATTTGTTGAATTGCTGCCGATATATTGAATTAAATCCTATAAGGGCAGGTGTTGTAAATCATCCTATCGAATATAAATGGTCAAGTTTTTCAGAAAGAATGACTTATGGAATAAATGACGATACAGATATAAAAATGGGAATAAATGAAATTAATGAAATAAATGAAATAAAAATGAATGATGAAGAAGAAAACGCACGAATATTAGATTTAGATAAGGTATTTTTAAGTCTTGGAGAAACTGGCGAAATAAGATTAAAAAATTATGAAAAATTCATTGGCGAAACTAGCCCGCCCGAAGAAATTAGTTTCTTAAGAGATTCCGTAAAACGCGGCCAGTTAACCGGAAATTCCATATTCGAAGAAGCAGTTCAACGTATCATAGGTATTAGAATAGAAAGACGCTCGCAAGGAAGACCGTTTAAAAAAGATTTTAACAAAAAAGGCAGGAAAGAAAAAATATAA